The following proteins are encoded in a genomic region of Necator americanus strain Aroian chromosome II, whole genome shotgun sequence:
- a CDS encoding hypothetical protein (NECATOR_CHRII.G5618.T1), whose translation MLEQSGEDIQSCGAYPHVFNSKRPIRVISCSKESMRIAAPVLSRTPTSLKHLLSHVPKGGFIPGLHPVSNGRSRQISVSPMTSHLIFPAFIIRSSMAAFDAS comes from the coding sequence atgttggagcaaAGCGGCGAAGATATTCAAAGCTGTGGTGCTTATCCACATGTTTTCAACAGtaaacgtccgattcgggtcatCAGTTgctcaaaagagtcgatgcgTATTGCCGCACCCGTACTGTCGagaacaccgacttcactgaAACATCTATTGTCACATGTTCCTAAAGGCGGTTTTATTCCAGGGCTACATCCAGTATCCAATGGACGCAGTCGTCAgatctcggtcagtccgatgacatcGCACTTAATCTTCCCGGCTTTTATCATTAGATCCTCAATGGCCGCTTTCGATGCAAGCTAA